The DNA sequence TCAGACAAGTGTCAGTTCTAAGCCACGTCAATTACAAGTATGGCAAATGTGGAGAGGTAGATCCACAGGTTGATCATTTATATGTTGCACATTCTAAAGAAAATACTAATTAATGCACCCTTCGGGAGTCTCCTACCTCCTCGCTCCTcgctccttcaaggagcatttaacgggTTGGAATATCCTTGAAGATGGCGGCCCTCAATCGATTTCTGTCAGGCAAGGACCGAGGAGGCAAGGAGGGATAAAATAAGCATTTGGAGAAGTAGCCCATGGAGAAAAATGGGGGAGCAGTTACAGAGAAGGAGGGgtcaaggaggggagaggacaaGAAGCATCACATCTGaggaatatgtttattttatttaattttggttgcAATTAGTAGTTTATTCTCAAATTTTCAATCTTCTCATTTCCGCCTGAGTGACTTTTATCTCAACTCCCGCTCCCACACTTCACTTCTTTTAAAATCTTATATTTATTTGGGGGAGAATGAGGTTAAAGATGTTGGCAGAGGGGTGTATGGAGTGCTTGAATGATGGATGTTACAAGTATTGCTTTAccgcacaaaaaaacaaaagaaattaagtTTATGACAAGCAAAGCAAAAATACCATTCATCACTGTGACTTGCACTCTTATGTATTCTTTCCCTATCATATTGAAATACTAGTCAAAGTAGAACAAATCTTCCGGCTGTATGTAGCTTCCTGATGTTGTGGTATTGTGGCCTGCACTGATtgcaaagcattatgggaaaatCCCGATGATGATTAAGTGAGGCTGACCAGCTGTCACCAGTTACTAAACGCCTATAAAACAAgtgccttttattttcttttcttttttttttttggtgtatgGAAGCACATCTTATCTTGCTTGAAGCGCATTTAAGACCGTATTGTTTATTAGATTTCACCCCCTCTCACAAGTGATAAAAAACAATGGGTcagcttttaaaatatacatgtttttgtctgtctttGGGAGTATTGCATCTTACCCATTTCTTCCACAGAGGTGGGGGaaatttagtcatttacaggcaTGCACTTTTTGGAACTGGCAACCCCAGTTAAaagctgtgtgtgcttctgACATGTGTCTTGTGAGAGAACCAGCCAGGGGGTTCTGTGGAAGGGGGGGCAACTGGGTACATTGTCCCAGGCcctgaaggaggggggggggggggtagtaatTTTACCCAGCAGCTCTGACCATACTGCACACCTCCAGCACTGCCAGTTACTCAGTCACCCGAATAGCACGTCCAGTGCTTTGTGTCTGCACACCGGCCCCTCTGAACATCACGGCTGTGAGACCTGGACCTACCCCAGGAGACAACTCTCacgtggattttttttattaatcatttttctGTTACCCCAAAAAAGCTCCACCATAACCCCCCACGTCTCCAGCCAGACCCAGCTAACTCTCCTACATCCGGCCCTCTCCGACCCCCAGCCCAGGCAACTCGTTTTCTTTGGCCTGTGCACTCCCtcagctaataataataataataattggttCAGGGGAAAATATCTTTCATATGATTGTACACTTTGGTtggcaaggttttttttgttgttgacatttcTCAGGGAATCTGCAGGATTGTGTTAAAATGTTTCCCTTATGTAAAGAGTTCAGGACTATCACGTATGTATGCACCTGTCCCCATCCTCTCATGCCAGCCAATGGAAagcagagaaaagggggggaatCAAAAAGAGAGAGTGCTCACAAGGTGACTTCACCACAGAACAGGAAGCTCTAGCGAATGATGTGCTTGAGCCTGTGACAGGCATTTAAACTGTACTGCGCGtatgaagaaagaaaggaatgTAAAACATGTGGGCCAGTCCTCTACAGTTCATTTTCTTCCACTTAGACTTGTAGATGTGCCAGGTGAGAATTTATGTTGTGACGTGCCATAGTATCAAGTATTTTGCTTCTGTCACATACAGTCTGGATGTATTGAATCTATACTGAGTATACTGAAATTATGCTTATATAAAGGAAATAGCAAcagtaatattttttgtatattgtcAGGAGCTGGTCAATATGAAACATAATCCATTGTTTTCAGTGGGTTAATATATTGCCCAATTTGATTGATCCCTCTGTGAGTCTAAGAATGGCTTTTAGCTTGAGCATCactcttctttttaaataaccaGGCCTCTTGCTTGAGTTGGTTGTTGTATGCTGGATATGTGCTGTCAGGCTAAAGGTTAAAGAACAGGATTAAGGTTTGATCACAAAAGGGCATGGGTTTAGAACTTGGCATATAGACATGCACTGACTGTACTTTAAGTAAATGGACTGGCTGCACTGTAATTAGCTGCTGCTAGTTTTCAGTCTATGTTGCTTCTCCTCTGTGGATGGTCACCGTGAaatcagtgtgtgcgtgtttgtctgtgtgtggggagggggcactgtgtgtgaggggctgTGTCTCCGAGCTCAACTGGCTGTGACTGTTTCCCCAGAGGTGACACTTAAATGAGCGGGGCTTTTTTCTGGAGGGGGGATACTCCAGTGGTGGGGTCTTGGACTGAAGATCAGGGGTCTGACTCAGCAAGCTTCATCCCCAAGATCATTCCTTCCATAAAAAGCGTATGGCCACATGTGGCTGTGTGTTCTAGGCATAGGCAACAATGGCGGGCgctgggggtggcgggggggggggggggggggggggggggaggaggacggAGCCAAACGAAGGAGGAGCAGAATAAAGCTTCTCAGATACTGTAGTTCAGGTTCCGCCAATATCTGATACTGGAGAAACACACATAGTTTGAATGTTTCTTAAGTTCCATGGTTCATTCCAAGTTTGCTACACCACCGTAGAAAAGCCACAGGCTAGACTTTGTTTTGTTATGGAGCTGTGGTGATGTGGAACTTGCTGAGTAAGCTCTTTCTAGGAGGGAAATTGATAGCTATATGACTGATTGAAATTCTCCTCTTTCTGGGAACCAAATAGCTAAATAGATATAGAAGGATTTAGATGAACCTGTCTGAAATCATTGTGTGTcggaaaaaagaacaaattggATTATAGGCCTACTTGTTAAAATTATTCATTACTGTCAAAACTAAAAACCTAGAGGCCCTTCCTGGTACCTCTCCCATATCTGACCCACCTGACAACTCAGAAAAACCAAGCTGAAGACTCAATGTATAGCCGTCTTCTCCGCCAAGAGCTTAGTTCAGTTCTGACTCAGTTCTGACTGGTGCTACTGCAAGAAAGTCAGTTACTCATAATGTTAGAAATATTATTTAGAGTAATGGGCCAAACCCCCTGTGGTTTTCAGCTGCAGTATAATGTCCCACTATTCTAAATAGTATTCCTTGTCCCATTTTCTCACTGAAGGACAAAGCTTGGGCTGTTTGACAGCTGTGTCTGTAACATGGAGCTGTACCTCTGTGGTAATTAGGTTATACCTCAGCAGTGATTCATTaaagaggctctctctctctcgttatcGCCCTCATTATTCCTGGGCACTGAAGCAGTGGGAGGATTGGAACCCGAGCAGTTCTGCTGTGGGCCTGGTGTGAGTTCAGTCCAAAATCGCAATTTTATATCAGCCTGACTGCCCTGCTGTTTCCTGTAGCCTGCAACTTACcggctggctgactggctgacaaACTGCTCTGCAGTATCCTGGAGCTTGCGGCTTACTGACTGATTGGGTGGCCAGCTGACTTACTGTCTGACTTACATACTTATTGGTTGACCAGCTGACTTACTGTCTGACAGACTGACTGGCTATCTCACTGAATCTGGCAGACTGTTCTGCAATATTCTGGAGCctaaaactgactgactgaataaCTGTTGGCCTGATTGGGCTGAGTTACGGTCTGAGTAGCTGACTGACCACTCACTGTCCGGCTGATTGACAGACTGCTGTTTTATCCTGGATCATGCAACTCACCAACTGACTGATTGGCTGTACGGTTGACTTGGTGacttgactgactgactgactgactgattgacatTTGTTTGTTACAGTAGATGACCGCACCGGAGTTAAGTGGGCAGGGACAGGCCGTTCCTGTAAACTCTCAGGGCTGGGCTGGTGGCTTGATTTTTAGCAGACAAGTCGTGAGAAGCCAAGCCTCAGATGCTGTACAAGTGTTAATCATCAACACGTCCCATTTCTCTCCAAAAAGTCATCCAGTCCCAGTCTGGGAGCCTGCACATGAAATGAGCTCAAGGTAGGTAAAGACACAGAGATTCACAGCACGGCACGGCACAGCAGAGGGAGATTAGctaagaaatgcattttcatagGTTTCGCATGAGCAAAATGCATTTGGCACTTATACatagacaaatacacacacacacgcacacacctatacatgtatgcacatgcacacacaaataaacacacaaactcacttgTTTGTCGGATCAATACCCCAGCTGTTATACGTTTTGGCTACcatgagggaggggggattttTAGGGAGGGGCTGTTGTTAGAACTGAGTGCGGAGCTGCATGAGAGAGACCCATGGGGCTTATGGGTGTCTTCACCCGTCcattagacccccccccccccccccccccccccccccccgccaggtATCCCCATCCCACACCCAACACACAGGGGATAAGAGTGACCCATAGCAGGATTAGGGAGAAGAGTTCCAGTGACACATGCAGTGCCCAGACTGTTAGGGGTTTACAGGTGATAAGTCACTaaacccctccaccctccattGCTACGCACACCTAGCTCTTGTCCCACTCTTGCGTCTGTCCCAGAATTCTAATTTTGTCATTTAGGTTAGTTTCACCAGTGGCCCCGATTCAGTCACACAGAACACCGTTTAGTGATAAGCCACTACAGAGACTTCCCACCGGCCATTTTGCACACCCATGATTCAGCTCTGATCCATTACTGTGCACATACTCTTGCCAATCATAGTAATTTTTCTGTGTTgctctttgaaaaaataattaatgtaagAGCACTGTGTACAGCGTGTGGCCAAATGTTCGCCTGATGTGTTTGTAAAAATAAGTTTCAGTGCATTGGACATAACGGCATCGTAACATCCTTTGCTAAATAAGTTATAAGGTGTTAGATGAGCTTTGTGGATTTATATGGCTGTTATGCCCTTCTCTAATGTAGCATATtggatgtgcttgtgtgctttaTGAAACTACACTTAATGTAGAAAAGCTCTATGGCTTGCTCACTGAGTCAGTGAAGCATATATCCGCGATGCTATTTCCAAGGTAACAGGAAGAGGCAGTCGTGCACACTGGAGAGCGTATTGGAAGTGTGTGCGCCTGCTTGTTTTATTCCCGAAGACCATTCTCCCAGAGAAATGAAACGTTATTGTTCCCTCTCTTTTACCACCAAAGGAGAAGTACAATAAAGCTTGGAGCTGTCAGCCACAGGAAATGCGATAattgcataaataaaacatgagatGTATAAATAGGAGAAGCTTTTCATATACACTGTCTGAGCCTTCccactgccctgcccccccccccccccccccgcaacccccGTCAGCCACTTTTCCAAAATCCAGCGCCAGGCAAAACAACACGCCAACCCACAAGTGATAAAACCTGCGACTGCACCTTagcattagaaataaaatactgcttaTTTTAAATCATTGCTGCTTAGAAACAGCATGGTGCATCATGGTGTATGTTAATTCAAAAGTGGTGACTGATGACACAGGTTCACATCACTTTGTCGGGGCTTAACCAAGGGAAAGGTGGTAGGGCATACAGACTTATAGGGATGACTGGGTACAACAGGCACACCAGGCAGTGCACACAGAGGCCACAACACACAGTGCTGTGGACATGGACTGATTGGACTGATTTGGCTTCTGTGTCCACGGTGCATTGATTGACAGGACAGGCACTTTGTCTTCATTGTCTGGTTTCTGAAGTTTGAAGTTTGTCCTATGCGGAACtgtaattctgtgtgtgtgcatttgtgaccGCAATTGGGGCATCAGAAACCTCACccaactttatttttttcattctcattGCTTACTCGTTCAATCATTGTATAGAGAGACTCTAGCACTGAACGGCTGTCTATctgtaagtgtttgtgtgtacgagtgtgtgtggaTATAAGAATGTGTATGTCCTAATAATTTCATAAGCCATCCTGCCAATTTAAACTTTAATATtgcaatattataatatttcagGTGGGTATTTTCACTGCATATGAAGACTGGTATATGCTTTTTGGTTGTCCCTTGTGCTCACATTGACTGACTATGGTGAATCCAGttcattcatttaatcattAGATGGTAAAAGTAACAGTGCCTGAAGAGTGCCTATCCCCTGCTTGTTTTCCAACAGGATTACAATTGATCTCTTATTACAGACAGATGATGGCCTTGCAAGCGTCTTGAACGGAGAGCTTAATCTGGGCCATGGTCCAAATGTACTTTGACTGTAAAAAATGGCTTGGCTCTAACTGAACCCCTATTAATCAGAGCCTCATCACTGCAACTCCCTGAGTCAAACACCGTCTGGAGGAGGTGTCTCTGACCACATCCACTGTAAATCAAAATGGCAGTCCttggacaggaagtggaacaACTTCAATCAATCAGCTGCTCGATCGGTCAGTTAATCAGTCAGACTGTGTTGCAGAGACCCTCAGAGATTTACAGAGAATTGCACAGAGACAGCATCAGTTGTTGCCAGTATGAACGGAGAGGAAGAGCGGTGAGCTTTGgttgaagaagaggaagaacgAAAGAGAGGAGCGTGAGGACAGAGTGTTAGCGGCAGAAGCAACGAGATCTAAAATGGTTGATTGGAGACAGAGAAACCATCAAAAAACCTTTTAATataaaagtggaaaaaagaaatagcCCTCTGTGGCATAATAGCTACAGCATATCTATTTCGCCTTTTTTCCCTGTGCTGCAATATAAGGCTTCCAGGCAGTTAACCATGAAATGGTTAGGTATGTGCACAAAGGTTAGGCATGTGAACACCAATGTGCACCCCCAAATAATAAGGATCCTCTTTACTTCTGATGCCAGAATGATATTCTGTGCCAGACCCACGAAATGGATGGATCAACCACATGTCAGTAATATCAGAGATGTTATTGACCATTTGTGGGGTATAGGAAGCCTCACTGTCCTATACTCCCACCGCCTCTTCGGGCTTCTAAGCTTGAAAACTCTCCTTATACCTGACAGTTTTCCTGAATCTTAGTTTGAAAACGTGTCTTTATTCCCAAATTTGGACTGCATAATCACATGTCCAGGGGTGCAACACCCTTCACTAATCCAGCAGGGCTCACATGGGCCTTTATGTCGTAAATATGCACAGCCAGCCGCCATCGCTTCTCTTCACTGCAGTCTGTCAGTGGTACAGCTACAGTAGTACAGGCAAACTGCAGGCGCAGGAAATTAACCAGTGACATCGCTATTGTGCTGTAAGTTGGGAAAGGTCTTGCTGATTTAAACTCTCCCTCCCTGAACAAAGCGATTGCCAATCACGTGCTTTCCCTAGGGTCTCCTGGCAACAGTCGGCGCGGGTGTGGTTAAGGATTCGGAACGCGCCAGAGAGCCAAAGCTTCAGCCAGAAACGCCGCCCAGGCGCTCGCTGTTTTGGGCTCATTTTTGATTGTCATGAGAGATTGACAGGCGAGTCCATCTAAACATTCACTTcagattcagtttttttttaacgcaaaACTACATTTCCTTCATTGTaggaaaacagaaatatagAAACGTACGCGTTTCAGTCTGTTCAGAAGGCTGAGGCCGGAGCGTCAGCTGTCCTCCTGACAGGCGGAGAGCCAGCAGGTCATCCTGCTATCAGAGCAGTGGGGGAGAGGGCTAAACAGCATCTATCCACACAATGATTAGCTGAATCCGGTCATTAAGTCCCTGCTGAAACCAAGGCCTGTAAACCTGGGATGGGTCATCGCAATGTTCCGCATTCTCATTCTGTATATCTAAGGCACGTATGCCATTCATTCACAGAAGCATCCTTATACATAGAAGAGCTCATTAAAgctgaaatttcatttttgtgtattgtaCATCCATTTCGAGATAGAACCCTGTCAAGGAggttaaaatgtttcaaatgcatTCATACTTTTGAGTCTTTACTTACCTTGATAAGTATTCATAATTGTAAGgagttaatgtactgtatgcggTGGGATTGGATTTCTTAATCCTTTTTTGCACCCTTTGAGCAAAGTAAATATTTGGGTCGTCAGATTTGAGCTGCGGAATTCAACCTGGTCAAAGGCACCTGCTAAGAAGACAGGTAACACATTTGGATACAGTATAATAAACGGAGGAGAATGCAAATGGGATGAGACACAATGTAGCAGTGGAAAGGATGAGAATGCCAGAGCCCCCCGGGGAagagtttccttttttatgagAAACACTGTGAATATGAGAGCCACTGCAGAGGTGTGAACCGTGGGGAGTTTGGGCAGGGGAGACGGTTTATGCCATCACAGCGTCTGTtcggatgggggggaggggattgcCTCTTGGGGAGGCTTGTGCTTTTTAATACCCATAAATCTGCTGGGAGTCCCCACAAGGTCACCCCCAGGGGAGCAGGGGGTCCATGACTCACACTCTAAGGACAGAGCTTCCAGCTGTGTTTCCACACACTGTTTCTGTCTGCTTCGTCGGTATTCACTCTACAGGATTTATGGGTGAAGAAGgcatggttttattttctgaaatgcatatCGCATtcatataaatgcattattatcattatgattagtactattattattattcagtcagtTGTGTTGCTCACAGGTATGCTGTGTCTTCCCGTTGAGAATTTCCTACCTCGGAAATAATAACGGTTTTATATTATGACGCACCAATGTTCTATTTTCTTTCGTCTTTTTTTCGTTGTGCAAATGCAAgcatggagtgagagagactctCACCCCTGATCTTGCTGTCATATGTCAGTGTGTCGTCTGTCACCCCGGCTCTGATgaggagccattttggctccaaaCACCATGAGAAAATCCTCCccaattatttctttttgtaatgtTGTTGTCCTTTTGTTGTTAGatcatgaaacattttttcattgtgaataagtattatctctctctctctcgttctctttctGCAGGTAACGTCACCAAAGACAGTGTTGCGACTGGTaagtttcagtttcacaaaggcAGTTTACACATGGTCtggtacacacagacactagtTCACTGCAGTGTTAATGCAGAGAGGAACCCTGGAATTTAATTGGAATCTTGACTATTTGAAGCTATTTCGGAGCTGAATTTGATGCATTTGATTTGtaaatcattacatttaaatatctCAATTGGGATTTAAGTTGAATTTAGATATTTTGAATTGGGATATAATTAATGGCCAGAGCAAGTCTTACTCCCAACCTAAATGCTGAAGAACCATCGCTGCCTTAGAAAGTGCTGTTTCCCCTTTCTTGTGAGGCTGCCATAGCTATTATTAGCAGGGTGGATGATAGAACTGCCTGACGGATTGTGTTTGTAGTTTCTATTTATACACTACGATCCTGTTCCTCGGTAACAGACTCCTCTGTGAGGAGTCACACAGCCAGCTGATTAGATTGTATTTGTCTTTGCTTTCATGTTGAGGAAACATGACTTATATTTAAATTAGATTCACCAGTAGCCAGTGCACAGCCTGGTCTGGTAAACGCAACATTCCATTTAATGGATTTCCCCCCCTGCTTAATTAATGCAATTAAGACTGAAATGCATCTCATAACCAGTTATATATCAGGATTTAAGTTGCACTATACCGTGAAGAAATTGTGCAGCTACAGTACAAAAAGACAGTGTTCATCTCAGAtagtgctttctctctcttccatgAACTACATTGCAAGCAAATTGTAGCATAGCCTGCACAGTTATTTTTTAGAACACCAGCAGAAAATATATCAGCAGAGGTCACTGTACCCACGtattagtgattttttttttctttttctttttttgtggattcTGTAAAAAATACTTTTAGCATTTGAGAGCTGTGTTAGCTAAGACTGAAGGTCTATCAGTGTGCACAGATACTTACCTGCTCTACGGGCAGAGTGGTATTTAAAACTGGTGAGTTTGCACAAAATCTGTGCTCTGTGACACCTTGTGCATTCCCACCCCCTCAGTGGCTGAAAAGACAAAGGAGCAAGCCTCACAGCTAGGGGGCGCTGTCTTCTCTGGGGCTGGCAACATCGCTGCTGCCACAGGCCTGGTGAAGAAGGAGGACTTCCCTGCTGATATGAAGGTAATGCTAACGTAAGAATGTATCATTTCACACTTCCCATGGAACTACTAATACTGCTACCACCATGGCAAAAGCTAATACCcctgctactactattattatcacTCATATTATCACTagtattactactactaatactattaagaataataataataataataaaataaataaataatcattagAGGATAAAGGGCTGGGTCATAGGTTCACTCAGAAGGCATGTGGCCCCGGGCCAGGTCTTGTCTCCTGTGTTTCCTGGTGTatcagagggaaagagacaggagACCTGGCCCAGTCCATCCCTGGGGAGGTATCGCTTATTGCCACATCACCTCTGCTTCTCCAGgctgcctctcctcccctctcctccccttccctcccccatGACCTTCCCCCACCTCAGTCAGCGCCATCGATCCAACACCCACACTGCTCTTTCATGCAGGCCTTTTAGCATGGACCCAGGGAGCACACCCGTTCAAAGCCGCCAAAGTCACCCCGTGCAGTTAGGTGTGCAGTAAACTGAACGATTGCCATGTTCAACCCAGCACTTCCTCTTAGATACATTTGACTTGCCAGAGAAATCTTTGATTTCCTCAGAAGATCTTTGATTTCCTCATTTGTGGGGAAATGGTGTAAAATAAGTGAACACATCCTTAACCAGGCCGGTCGAAAATACTTTATGTGAGATCTTTTCCTCAGGCCATTGGTTGCAAAAATAATGGGTAACTGGGGCCTGCTCAGAATTGCCCAACTGTGAGCGTGCAGGGATGTTAGCTTGCTTAAATAGCACACCTGTTTGGAATCCCCAGCCTTCATTTACCCAAGCGTTTCCCTTTCGTTCCCTTTCGTTACCCGTGTGTTGTTGGCCTAAAACCCcaaataaaatgtcaataaTTACCAAAACATCAATGTTACACAATGCACCTTTTATTATACCATGAAGTCAAaacattgtgaaatgttttaaattgtgtCTCCGCAGTACAGCAAAtaggattgatttttttgttggattttaATTAGAAATTGTGCCGCGAGGTTTAATTGCCGTTcttaatttgtttattgttttttattggccTTCTCGAAAGGTTGTAATAAAGAATATAACTTTTTCAGAACATTACATTTGCATAATTCAGATGCAAGTAAGTccctgaaaatggaaaataatgcagaCTGTTCCAGAATATATTTGCCTCGTTCTCACTACATTGCCTAAAAGTATCTAAATGTCATCCATGGGAAAATTGATATTACAGCCACACTGGTTTGCATCATTCTGCACTTCCCCTCTGGCTATTTTCTACTTTGTATTTTGGGGGGGTTGTTGGTTCTTCCCACaacttgggggaggggggaggggtcacatGGCACAGGTTCGCTGGGGGCAACTATAAAGGAAAAACGCTTGAAAGTGTCAGATATTTGTGGCTCTCCGGCTCCTCTCTCACCAAAGCCCACCTCCGTCTCCACCCTGCCCGGAAGCTCCTCGTACTGTTTctggaagggggcggggttcaCGAGCTTGAGATCGCATTAAACGCATCCTTCCTGCTTTCCCATGGGGCTGCGTTCCAGGTGTGGAGCGTAAGTAGGGCTGGGCCTCTCCCGCGGGGTGGAGATTTATGGGGCCGGTCCAAGGTGACCTCATTGACTTGATTAGCggagtttaaaaataaacacgctAACGCTGGCCGCGGTCCACGGCTTAGCTCCAGAGGAACCTGAGGAGCGCGGGCGAGCAGGTGGCAGGTGTTCGGGTGTCAGCACCGCGCTCCGTTTCTCTGGGAGGAGACCGCTTCAGGCCTCCGGCGAGGCAGCGTCACAGTTTGGTCTGCGCCTTCACGAATAATGACGGAGCCGCATTAAGTTAGGTAATGTCATCCAGCTGGAAGGCTTCCGTGCTCTGTTGCATCGTCGAGTCGTGTCACTATGGCAAGCTGTCAATGCCTCCTTGGCGAAGAACGATGATCTTCcttacacacagaacacacgtGTTCAATTATGCATGCTCCCACTACTACGCAGTCAGTTACATGAAGGTACACAGATATAAACTGATAGAATATCATTCCATGTGGGTCTATTGCACATTCCAAAGCACATTGAAGCCAATGAAGGATGGATCTGAGTGAGAACTGAAGCTTGGAGAAGGACATACGGATGTTTCAGAGGACCGTTGTGCTGATCAACGTTTGATGAGTGACTCCACTTTGTGCTTAAAGCAGCCTGTAGTACTAACTGTGGGAGGGTACTCAAGGGTCGAGTTAGACTGGGGAGAGAGCTGTCACTCAggctggtgcgtgtgtgtgcgtgtgcgtgtgcgtgtgtgtgtgtgtgcgtgtgtgtgtgcgcgtgtgtgttccaCAGCCAGAGGAGCTGGGACAGGAGGCCGTGGAGGAGCCCCTGCTGGAGCCAGAGGGGGAGACATATGAGGAAGCCCCCCAGGTAAGAATTCACACTGTCATACATACATTCTCTCACGCACTtttcacgcactcacacgcacttgacatgcacacatccacacaaccaatcacacacacactcgcctgcgcacacgctctcacacactcacaaactctctctctctctgtctctctctcagacacatacaccaactcagatagacacacacacgcacatgcacacacacatgcacacacacacactaacaaactctctct is a window from the Anguilla anguilla isolate fAngAng1 chromosome 3, fAngAng1.pri, whole genome shotgun sequence genome containing:
- the sncb gene encoding beta-synuclein gives rise to the protein MDVFMKGLSKAKEGMAAAAEKTKEGVAVAAEKTKEGVMYMGNVTKDSVATVAEKTKEQASQLGGAVFSGAGNIAAATGLVKKEDFPADMKPEELGQEAVEEPLLEPEGETYEEAPQQEEYQDYEPEA